The window GCCAACTCGCGAGTCAGCGCGTCAGCGCCCATGGCATCGACCGCCCAGGGATGCACCCCGGCGCAGATCGCCACGCCGGGATGAACGCCCATGTGCTTGAGCTCGGTGCGACGGCGATGATCGTAGTCGGCCACCACAAGACCCTGCACCCCGGCCATGACGGCCCGTGCGAGCGCCTCGTCACGATCGGCGTCAAAGGCCTCAAAATGCAGGTGGCAATGCGCATCGATCATCACCTGCCCCTTTTAGCTTTCGCCATGCTCAAAGGAGCCGACAAAGGCCTCAAATCCTGCGGCCTTCGCGTCGATCAGGGGCTTGGGCCCGACCATGCGGAAGAAGAAAAGCCCCTGGGAGGTCTCGGCGATCGCGCCCAGCATTCGCTGCGCGTCGCGTGGCCCCTGCCCGCCCATCGCCATACCGGCGTCGTAGGTCCCGGAGGCATCCACGGTGTGCACCTTCACACCGTTAACCTCTCGCTCGGCAAAGGTCGCCGCAGGGCCGTCATGAAACTGCCCGGCCCAACGCTCCAGGTTGGCCTCCACGCCGCCACCACCGCCCGGGCCGAAGTAGAAAACGACCAGCTCGGCCGGCTCCTGCCCCGCTTCACCGGAGATGCTATACTGAGCCTGACGCATCGCGTTGGTAGGCAGCTGGGGCTGCCAGCCTTCCGGTGCCTGCCAGCGAATCGGCCCGACCGTACCGTACTCCTGAGGCGACATACGCGGGACCTGAGGCGCGGGCACGCCCCCGATCATCTCACCGCCCTGCCCTCCCTGCTGTCCCATCGGAGGATGCCCGGGTGGAAGTTCCGTGCCCTCGACCGGCCCCAGTCCGCCGGAGCTGCCCTGTGTAGCCTGCGCCGCAGCGGCTCCCCCCGCGTTCTGCGAGGGGGCCGATGCCGACGCGCTCACCGAGGGCGCGCCCTCAAAGGGGTCGTCCTCGCAGCCTGCAAGGCCCAGCGCCACAACCAGCGCCATCGAGCCCAACGTTACCTTTTTCATGATCACTACCTGAACTTAAAGTTTGGAATCGTCATCGGCGTCTGATGCGCCGGCACTTCGATTGCGCTGCAACACAGCGCCAGCGCAACCCTTAACACCCGGTCGGGCATTCCCCCAAGTCGGCTTCTGCCTCACATCAACAGGTTGCTTGCGTCATAGTCGTGGATCTGGGAGTCGCCGCTGATCGAAAGCTGCGCAAATTGATTAAACCCGGTGCGCATATCGGTGGCCCTGACGCTGAGCATGCCGTTGGTATCGACCTCAAAGGTCACCTCAATCTGCACCTCTTCGCGCGGCCCCGGGGGAATGTCGGTCAGCTCCAAGACGCCAAGCTGCTGATTGTCCTCGATGCGTCGGCTGTTGCCCGAGTAGATCGGAAGCACCACCCGGGTCTGATCGTCGCGCGACGTCGAGAAGTAGCGGGAGCGCTCCAGTGGGAGTTGTCCGTTGCGCTCAATAATAATGTCCATCACGCCGCCGACCGTCGCCACACCCAGGGCGTGGGGGGTGACGTCGATGAGCAGCGGGCCGGCCTGAGCGCCCTGCTCGACTGCATCGATCTCTTCGAGCCAGCTCTCATCGAGCTCCTCGATGCCCTCCTCAAAACCTGCGAGCGCCGGAATCGCCGGCATCGGTGCCGGCGCGGCCTGCTCTTGCACCATCGACGCGCCGAAAACCGCAGCACCGACAGCGACCACCTCGTCCGGATCAATGCCCAACACCGGCTCGCGGTTAAAGAACTCCCTGGCCCGTCGCTGCACCAGCGGCACCCGCGTCGAGCCTCCAACGAGCACCAGGTGGTCGATCTCCGCGCGCTGCAACCCCGCGCTGCGCAGGGCGTCTTCGCAGGTTGTCAGGCTCTGGTCGACGATGTCGGAGCAGCGTTTCTCGAAGTTGTCGCGGGTCAGCGAGAAGTCGAGTTCCAGCTCGGTCACCGTGCCCGGGATGGTCTCACGGATCATCATGCGCACGGCGTCCTGCTGGCTCAGACCTTTTTTGATCTCCTCGGCGTAGACACGCAGACGCTGACGCACCAGGTCATCGGCCGAGAGATCGACGTGGTGCTGGCGTTCAAACGCGTTGAGGATCGCACTGACCAGCCGAAAATCGAAGTCGTCCCCTCCCAGATAGCTGTTCCCCGCGGTGGAAAGCACCTCAAAGACGTTGCCGCGAAGCTCCAGCAGCGTCACATCAAAGGTGCCTCCGCCAAAGTCGTAGATCGCCACGCGCTCGCGCCTATCACTGCCGTAACCGTAGGCCAGGGCCGCGGCGGTAGGCTCATTGATCAGGCGGAGCACTTCGAGCCCGGCGAGTTCCCCGGCGCGTTTCGTGGCGCGCCGCTGCGCCTCATCGAAGTTTGCCGGAACCGTGATCACGGCGCGGGTCACCGGCTGCCCCAGATAGTCCTCGGCCAGCCCTTTGAGATAGTGCAGAACCCGCGCGCCGATACCCTCAGGCGGATGAAGTTGCTGCTGCACCTGGATGCGCGGCGTGTTGTCCTCCGCCGGAATGATCGGAAAAGGGAAGAGCCCCATCAACATCTTGATCTCGGGGCTATCGTACGGACGCCCGATCAGACGTTTGGCGCTGAAGACCGTGTTCATCGGATCGCTGAGTCGATAAGGGCGCGCGTCGTTTCCGACGATGGCCTGCCCGCCCGTCATCAAATGAACGATCGACGGATGCACGCGGCGCCCCTGCGCGTCCGGGATCACGATCGCCTCCCCCTCCAGCACCACCGAGATCACGGAGTTCGAGGTTCCAAGGTCGATCCCTGCGACAATCTCCGACATGTGCATCTCCTGCGAGTTCAGTCCGACTTCATCTTACGGGCCCCGCAGACGCCGGAGCCACGCACATCGGCGGGGATGGTGCCACAGCCCGGCTATAGCGGCCAACCTCGACGTGGTAATGCGACGCGTCACACGCCTACACGGCTCCTTGACCCGAACAGCGGCGAGTTGAAGATCGCTCCGCGAACTCGCGCGGAGCCGGGGTTGCCGACTTGGGCCGGGTTCGCTATGAAAGGGGGTCTTTGCGCCGCCTGATTTTTGTGGCGCTACGCTGTGTATCAACCCGAAACGGACGCCCTCTTCCCTCAACATCTGCAGGGCGGCCCCCGTAACTTATCTGGAGTCTCCATCGTGGACAGCTTCCTCGAACTCAGCACGGGTCATCAATGGTTCCGCGTGGTCCTGGGCATCTGCGTGCTCGTGGGCTTTGGCTTTGCGGCCCGCACCGTTTACTGGCTTCTGCGCTATGTCGCCGCCGGCCAGGGTGACCTCAAAACCAGTCAGATCCCCGAGCGCATCAAAGGCATCATCACCCAGGTTCTTGGCCAGGCGCGCGTGATCGCCGAACCGGCCGGAGTCCTGCACCTCTTTATTTTCTGGGGCTTCCTGATCCTTCAGCTGGAAACGCTGGAGTACATCGCGCGTGCCTTTAAGTGGGACTTTCACCTGAGCGCATTTATTGGCCGTGCCGGCTACAACGGCGCGCTCTTCATGCAGGATGTCTTTGGCTTCCTGGTGCTTGTGGCGATTTTGATGTCGGCGTTCCGCCGTTACGTCATCCGCCCCAAACACTCCCTGCAGTCGGTGGACGGCGCCGTGATCATCGCGCTTATCGCGTCATTGATGATCACCAAGTTTATCGCCAATGGTGCCGAGATCGCCTTTATCAGCGTGGAGAACCAGGCGCATGACGCGCAGTGGACCCCGGTGGCACTTTTCACCTCCACGATCCTGCAGAGCCTGGGTGCCTCGCCGCAGTCTGAGGGCATGTTCTGGATCTACCACGTCTCCTACTGGCTCCACATCGGCATCGTTGTGGCCTTTGCCAACTACATTCCCTTCGGCAAGCACCTGCACCTGATCGGGGCGATTCCCAACATCTTCTTCCGCAAGCTCGAGCCCTCCGGCGCGCTCTACCCCATCGACATGGAAGACGAGAATGTGGAGTCCTTCGGGGCGGCCCGCGTTGAAGATCTGCGCTGGAAGCAGCTCCTCGACACCTACGCCTGCACCGAGTGCGGACGCTGCGAGCATTACTGCCCGGCGTACAACACCGGCAAGGCGCTCAACCCGATGGCCGTGATCCACAACATCAAAGAGCACCTTCGCGAGAAAGGCGTTGCTGCGATCCGGGGAAACAACCCGGAGGCCGCCGAGGAGTTCCCCCCTCTGGCCGGGGGTATCATCACCAAAGAAGAGCTGTGGGCCTGCACCACCTGCGGGGCGTGCGTGGCCAACTGCCCGGTCTACATTGAGCACGTCGATACCATCGTCGACATGCGCCGCTATCTGGCGCTGATGGAATCGGACTTCTCGGCGGAGGTCGGTCGCACCTTCCGCAACATGGAGAACAACTCCAACCCCTGGGGCATCTCCTCGTCCTACCGCGCCGACTGGGCCGAAGGTCTCGACATCCCCCTGATGAGCGAGATGACCTCGGCTCCGGACTACCTCTTCTTCGTGGGCTGCGCCGGAAGCTTCGACGACCGCCAGAAGAAAGTGACCCAGGCCTTCGCCAAGATCCTTCGTTCGGCAGGCGTCTCGGTGGCGATCCTGGGGCCGGAAGAGGCCTGCACCGGCGACCCTGCCCGTCGTATCGGTAACGAGTACCTCTACTGGATGCTCGCGACTCAGAACATCGAGACGATGAACAGCTACGGGGTCACCAAAATCATCACCACCTGCCCCCATTGCTTCCACACCATCGGCAAAGAGTACCCGCAGCTGGGCGGACACTACGAGGTGCTCCACCACACCGCGCTGCTCAATGAGCTGATTCAGCATCAGCGCATTCAGCTCAAGCCCTCGGCGACGATGAAGGTCACCTACCACGACTCCTGCTACATCGGGCGCTGGGACAACAGCTACTCCAACCCCCGTGAGGTGCTTCAGTCTGTGCCCGGGGTGGTCATGCAGGAGATGGATCTTAATAAGAAGCAGAGCTTCTGCTGCGGCGCCGGTGGCGGCCGTATGTGGATGGAAGAGACCGAAGGCAAGCGCGTTAACATCGAGCGCACCGACCAGGCCCTGGCCACCACGCCGGACGCCATCGCGGTCAACTGTCCCTTCTGCCTGACGATGTTCGACGACGGCCTCAAGAACCGCGGTGCCGACGAAGTCAAACTGCTCGACCTGGCCGAGATCATCGCAGAAAACCTCGTGGAAACCGCTCCCGAGGAGACGATTGAGGCGGCGGCAGAGTAACGCGGCCGCCACGTAAGACCCGGCCGGGGGGGGGGCGCGCGGGCGCCCCCCCCCCCCCCCACCCCCCCCCCCCCCCACCGGAGGGGGGGGGGGCCGAGTACCGCGGCCGCCCCGTCCCCCCCGGCCGGGGCGCGCGCGCGCGCGCGCCCCGGCCCCCTCGAACGCCGCCGAAGCATCGCTGAGGCGGCGCTCTCGCTTAAACGCCCTGCGCGCCTCACCGGCGCCACACCCCCTGGAGACGCCATGACCTACCTTTCCCCCGAGATGCAACAGGCCGATCCGGAAGTCTTCGAGATCCTCGAAGCGGAAGATCAGCGCCAGCACAACACCGTGCGCCTGATCGCCAGCGAAAACTACACCTCCAAGGCGGTGATGGAGGCCACCGGGAGCCGGCTCACTAACAAGTACAGCGAGGGCTACCCGGGCAAGCGCTACTACCAGGGCCAGGAGAATACCGACCGCATCGAACGCCTGGCCTGTGAGCGCGCAAAGGCTCTTTTTGGAGCCGACCACGTCAACATCCAGCCTTATAGCGGCTCCCCGGCAAACCTGGCGGCCTTCTACGCGCTGCTGGAGCCCGGCGATAAAGTTCTTGGCATGGGACTTCCCTTCGGCGGGCATCTGACCCACGGATGGAAGGTGAGCTTCTCGGGACGCTTCTACGACGCGCACGCCTACGCGGTGGATCCGACCACCGAGCAGATCGACTACGACGCCGTCGCGGCCCAGGCCCGCGAGGTTCGCCCGAAGATGCTGATTTGCGGAGCGTCGGCCTATCCCCGCTTCATCGATTTTGAACGCTTTGCCGAGATCGCCCACGACGTCGGCGCGGTGCTCCTGGCCGACATCGCCCATATCGCGGGGCTGGTCGCCGCCGGCGTCCACCCCTCCCCGGTGGAGGTCGCCGATGTGGTCACCACCACCACGCACAAGACGCTTCGTGGCCCGCGCGGAGGCATGATTCTGTGCAAATCGGAACATGCGAAAGCCATTGACCGCGCGGTCTTCCCGGGCCTTCAGGGCGGTCCCCATATGAACGCGGTGGCTGCGGCTGCTGTCGCGTTTGGAGAAGCCAACACGGACTCCTTCAAAGCCTACGCGCAGCAGGTCGTCGACAACGCCCGCGCGCTGGCCGAGGGCCTGCTGACCTATGATCTTCGACTGGTGACCGGCGGAACCGACAACCACCTGGTGTTGCTCGACTTAAGCCCGCGTGACATCGGCGGGCGAGCCGCAGCCGTGGCCCTGGAGGCGGCAGGGATCGTCGTCAACTCCAACTCCATTCCCTTTGACACGCGCAAGCCCTTCGATCCCTCCGGCATTCGAATCGGCACCGCCGCTGTGACCACGCGCGGCATGGATCAGGCTGCCATGGGGCAGATCGCTGACTTTATCGGCCGCGCCCTCAACTCCATCGATGACGACGCTGCGCTCAACGCGATTCGCGCCGACGTCGAGGCGTTCTGCGCCGACTACCCCATCCCTTAACCCGAGCCTTAAGAGCTCCCTAACCGACCACACATCGACGTCAGCTCGACGTCCAATGCGTGTCCAGGCAGTGAACGTTCTATGTACAACCTTCTTATCAGCATCGCAGGCTCGCTCGTCGTCACCCTCCTCGTTGGCTTTCTTGTGGGAGGCGGCGAGCTGCGCATCGCCTACGGCATCGTCCCCGGGCTCATTACGCTGGCGACGATTTACATCATCCTGGCCCGCCGCTCGATGAAAGCCGTGCAGGATGTGATGGCTCGCGCTCAGGTTGACCTCCAGGCCAATCGCATCGACCGCGGCATCGAAACCATCAAAGAAGCCTACCCGATCGGAAAATGGCAGTTCTTCATCACCTCCCAGGTCGACGGCCAGATCGGAACCGTTCTCTACATGAGCCAGCGCTTCGATGAGGCCGAGCCTTTCCTCAAGCGCTCGTTTAAGCGCAACTGGGTGGCGCGCGCGATGCTGGGCACCCTTCTCTACAAGCGCAAGCGCTACGACGAGATGGAAAAGGTCTTTGAGGAGGCGGTCATCGCCAATAAAAAAGAGAGCCTGCTGTGGAACCTCTACGCCTACTGCATGTGGAAGAGTGGCCAGCGCGACAAGGCGATCAAAGTGCTCAACCGTGCCATGGAGAAGCTCGAGGGCGATCAGCGTACTGAGAGCAACCTCAAAGCCCTGCAGAACAACCGTAAGATGAAGATGCGAGGCTGGAACCTGATGTGGTATCAGTTCCACCTCGACCGGCCGCCGGCCCAGCGCCAGCAGGCTCAGTTTCGTCGCCGTTAACCGTCATCGAGCCCACACGCTCGACGCTTTATCCCTTGAGAGTTCAGCGTATGTCTGAAGCGACCCCCGCCTCCGAGATCCCCGAGAGCATTGGCCGCAATGATCCCTGCCCCTGCGGCAGCGGCCAGAAGTACAAGCGCTGCTGCCAGCGCACTCACCAGATTCAGAAAGAGAGCGAGAAGCAGAGCCGTGAGCCTCATCAGCTCATCGGTTCGAAGACCATCCCTTATAAGGTCTACAAAGTTCTCACTCAGGTCCATGAGAGCAACGCCCTGGCCTTCTATTACGACCTCAGCCATGAGGCCGGCCCCTTCCGTGAGCGCTACCCCGAGAAGAGCGCCTTTATCGAGGCGGTCGACAAGGGCGAGGATGCGCCGGTGGCCGGCCCGGACTACGATCTTCAGCACTTCCGCATCGACGGGCCCGACGTGCTCATGGTGCTCACCCGCGGTCAGAACGATCCGCGAGTTGAAGAGGTCGAGGTCGACGTGGTGACGCTTCGCCCCAACCAACTCGGTGCCGACGGCCAGGAGCGCGAGGTCGCATACCGTGGCTTCCGCATCTGGGATGTGCAGCATCACACGCTCAAAAAGGACGACTTCAACGCCACGTCCTTCCCCGACCTGAGCAAGCTCGGTGTGAGCTGGAAGAAGGTTGACTGATCGGGCTTTGAACAACGCCTGAGGCACGAAAAAGCCCCCGCAGCGCTTCCGCTGCGGGGGCTTTTTCGGTTTTGCCTGCGGTGGACGTGCGCTCCTTAAAGGCTCGCACGCCACGGCCCCATCAATCGACCTGGCTGACCTTCTCCCAGAATCCCGGCGCGACGTTGGTCGGCACACCCCAGCGCTCCTTATCCCAGCGCGAGCGATGGGCCCTGAACCACCCCACCGAGTCTTGCATCCAACGACTGGCCAGCGGGTGAGCCTCGGCCACATCGTTGAGTTCCAGCACATCCTGGCTGCGGTCGTAGAGCTTAAACTGCCCGGCCCTCAGGTAGATCTTCCACTGCGCGGCCTGCATCCCGTAGTGCAGCTGGTATTGCGTCGCTACCGCCGGGCTCGGATACCCGCCGTGCTGCCCGAACATGGTGGGCAATAGGTTCATCCCCTGCTTGTCTTCCGGGTGCTCCAGCCCCAGCAGCGCGGTGACCGTGGGCAACACATCAACCACATCCGCGCCGGCCTTCACCACCCGACCCCGGGGCAACTTCGCATAGTGGAAGATCAGCGGCACATGCACCATCTCCTGATGCACGTTGTGGCCATGCCCCACGCTGCCATGCTCCCAGAACTCCTCGCCATGATCCGAGGTGACCACCACCAGGGTGTCCTCCCAGATTCCCAGGCGCTCCAGCTCGGCGCGCAGGTGCCCGAAGGCGTTATCGTTGTAGGTGATCTCGTTTTTATAGAGGTTGATGATGCGTTCTTTATCGCGCTCACTCACCGGAAGTTTCTTGCCTTTGACCAGGCCCAGATCCTCGCCGGAGATGTAGCGTTGGAAACGGCCGTGATAGGGCTCGGTGTCGTAGAGGCCGATGTACTCCTCGTGACGACGGTAGGTGACATGAGGGTCGATCGTCCCCAGATAGAGAAAGAAGGGGTGATCGAGGTTGGACTCCACCCAGCGCAGGCCCTGATTGGCCATAAACATCCCGTCGAGCGCAGTCTGCTCGTGG of the Lujinxingia sediminis genome contains:
- a CDS encoding (Fe-S)-binding protein, whose product is MDSFLELSTGHQWFRVVLGICVLVGFGFAARTVYWLLRYVAAGQGDLKTSQIPERIKGIITQVLGQARVIAEPAGVLHLFIFWGFLILQLETLEYIARAFKWDFHLSAFIGRAGYNGALFMQDVFGFLVLVAILMSAFRRYVIRPKHSLQSVDGAVIIALIASLMITKFIANGAEIAFISVENQAHDAQWTPVALFTSTILQSLGASPQSEGMFWIYHVSYWLHIGIVVAFANYIPFGKHLHLIGAIPNIFFRKLEPSGALYPIDMEDENVESFGAARVEDLRWKQLLDTYACTECGRCEHYCPAYNTGKALNPMAVIHNIKEHLREKGVAAIRGNNPEAAEEFPPLAGGIITKEELWACTTCGACVANCPVYIEHVDTIVDMRRYLALMESDFSAEVGRTFRNMENNSNPWGISSSYRADWAEGLDIPLMSEMTSAPDYLFFVGCAGSFDDRQKKVTQAFAKILRSAGVSVAILGPEEACTGDPARRIGNEYLYWMLATQNIETMNSYGVTKIITTCPHCFHTIGKEYPQLGGHYEVLHHTALLNELIQHQRIQLKPSATMKVTYHDSCYIGRWDNSYSNPREVLQSVPGVVMQEMDLNKKQSFCCGAGGGRMWMEETEGKRVNIERTDQALATTPDAIAVNCPFCLTMFDDGLKNRGADEVKLLDLAEIIAENLVETAPEETIEAAAE
- a CDS encoding Hsp70 family protein — translated: MSEIVAGIDLGTSNSVISVVLEGEAIVIPDAQGRRVHPSIVHLMTGGQAIVGNDARPYRLSDPMNTVFSAKRLIGRPYDSPEIKMLMGLFPFPIIPAEDNTPRIQVQQQLHPPEGIGARVLHYLKGLAEDYLGQPVTRAVITVPANFDEAQRRATKRAGELAGLEVLRLINEPTAAALAYGYGSDRRERVAIYDFGGGTFDVTLLELRGNVFEVLSTAGNSYLGGDDFDFRLVSAILNAFERQHHVDLSADDLVRQRLRVYAEEIKKGLSQQDAVRMMIRETIPGTVTELELDFSLTRDNFEKRCSDIVDQSLTTCEDALRSAGLQRAEIDHLVLVGGSTRVPLVQRRAREFFNREPVLGIDPDEVVAVGAAVFGASMVQEQAAPAPMPAIPALAGFEEGIEELDESWLEEIDAVEQGAQAGPLLIDVTPHALGVATVGGVMDIIIERNGQLPLERSRYFSTSRDDQTRVVLPIYSGNSRRIEDNQQLGVLELTDIPPGPREEVQIEVTFEVDTNGMLSVRATDMRTGFNQFAQLSISGDSQIHDYDASNLLM
- a CDS encoding SEC-C metal-binding domain-containing protein, whose protein sequence is MSEATPASEIPESIGRNDPCPCGSGQKYKRCCQRTHQIQKESEKQSREPHQLIGSKTIPYKVYKVLTQVHESNALAFYYDLSHEAGPFRERYPEKSAFIEAVDKGEDAPVAGPDYDLQHFRIDGPDVLMVLTRGQNDPRVEEVEVDVVTLRPNQLGADGQEREVAYRGFRIWDVQHHTLKKDDFNATSFPDLSKLGVSWKKVD
- a CDS encoding tetratricopeptide repeat protein, which gives rise to MYNLLISIAGSLVVTLLVGFLVGGGELRIAYGIVPGLITLATIYIILARRSMKAVQDVMARAQVDLQANRIDRGIETIKEAYPIGKWQFFITSQVDGQIGTVLYMSQRFDEAEPFLKRSFKRNWVARAMLGTLLYKRKRYDEMEKVFEEAVIANKKESLLWNLYAYCMWKSGQRDKAIKVLNRAMEKLEGDQRTESNLKALQNNRKMKMRGWNLMWYQFHLDRPPAQRQQAQFRRR
- the glyA gene encoding serine hydroxymethyltransferase; amino-acid sequence: MQQADPEVFEILEAEDQRQHNTVRLIASENYTSKAVMEATGSRLTNKYSEGYPGKRYYQGQENTDRIERLACERAKALFGADHVNIQPYSGSPANLAAFYALLEPGDKVLGMGLPFGGHLTHGWKVSFSGRFYDAHAYAVDPTTEQIDYDAVAAQAREVRPKMLICGASAYPRFIDFERFAEIAHDVGAVLLADIAHIAGLVAAGVHPSPVEVADVVTTTTHKTLRGPRGGMILCKSEHAKAIDRAVFPGLQGGPHMNAVAAAAVAFGEANTDSFKAYAQQVVDNARALAEGLLTYDLRLVTGGTDNHLVLLDLSPRDIGGRAAAVALEAAGIVVNSNSIPFDTRKPFDPSGIRIGTAAVTTRGMDQAAMGQIADFIGRALNSIDDDAALNAIRADVEAFCADYPIP